A window of Bactrocera dorsalis isolate Fly_Bdor chromosome 4, ASM2337382v1, whole genome shotgun sequence genomic DNA:
AACATTCAGTTTGATTAAATATACTGCCAAGGACATAAAGCAATCTCTTTATTATCACTTTTAATGTTCTTAGAAGctaattgcttaattttaaataGGTTCTCAATGATTTCATCTCGTAAAGTAGATGGGAATACGTGAAGCTCCCAATAGCAAATTCAATAATGCCATGTGATGACTTTGACCCGGGCTGGTTCATTTAAATTGATCAAATGGAAACGAATCGATACAAAATCTTACATATAGTACAGTGCTTAATAATCGTCGAGTTGGCATCAGAGGGATTTCAACATTTCTTATAGATCGACTcgaacatattttggttaatgcTTTGGAAATAAAGAGTGTCAATGCTTGACTCGTCCATTTTTTCCAAAACCGGCGTCGATTAGAGGTCGCAAAAGATATGTTTGACAATGTAGCTGAGGATTATACATTCATCGAACGTATCATTATTGGTGACGACGTGGgcttatgaatatgacgtcgaatCTATCAAACATTATATCGAATGACGATTTAAAGATGAGCCAAAACCAAAACATCTTCTCCTTTATTGCTGTTTGACGCCAACTGGAGGTTCCAAGTGgtgctaggtccttctccacctggtcatTTCAGCGAAGtaaaggtcttcctctttctctgttCCCCTCGGCAGTTACTGCGTCGTATACTCttagaactggagtgttttcatccattcggacgacatgacctagccagcaaatccgctgtttcttaattcgctgaaatatgtcaatgtcgtcatacgagtatatctcgtacagctcatcaatCCATCGACAGCGgtattcgccattgccaatgcgcaaaggaccataaatcttgcgcagaacctttctctcgaaaactcataacgccATTTGACAGGTGCACGGttatgatgagtgacttgtagtgtttggtctttgttcgtcgagagaggactttacttctcaattgctgtaggtgttaatgctagttccaagataaacgaccACAGAATAAGGTAATTAATACTCTCTTTTTAATTCGAGCCGTTCTTTCATTGTACTACAGTGAGATGGTTGTTCTTACTTCGATGATTGCCATTTTGATGATGAGATGACTACTGTCATAATCTTCTTTGCTTTAAAAACTTAAACTCATAAAGGGTGGTCCATTTCGAGGATCCCTACTCTTTCAAaggaaaaacacagaaactttaaataatgGGGAATCTTttctatcattcgaaagaacattattggggattttttattttttttaagattgtcACATTCAGATGTTGGCcctggctacgtctcagatggtccaaccgttgattccaattttcgatgacttacTCAAAGCTTTCGACTGGTACCTGGCGAATGACACGGGTGATGTTTTGCTggaaggcctgaatcgaagcgggattgttcgctTCAGACTTTTTGTTTCCCCAcatgaaaaagtctaacggtgtgataacACACGATCTTGTTGGCCagtcgaccggcccaaaacatgAAACTATCTGTccaccaaagtgttctctcaataaatccattgattgatgcaatgtgtgtgaagtggcgccgtcatgttgaaaccaaatgtccatcacgagcttcaattttaggcatcaaatagttggtcGTCATCGGTACTgttattttttctgaatgaaagggaagctcttgaatctcttcaggttgctcttcgtcccaaatgagtcaattttgcttgtttacatacccattgagccggAAATGGGTTttttgctgaacaaaatttgcctcgaaaacatcggatcttctttgaaatttttaagagCCCATTTTTTCGTAgtaaagttgaacaatttgtaaacattgttcaggcgtaagtctttccatgatgacatgccaaacaatactgaacaaaaataacatgacagcttgacacgactcacgagTGATCTGTTAAAGAAGGCTATTAAAAAGGGTGCCTATACTTGGATAACTCGCTATTATCTTCCATAATTGCAGGGGTGTTCCAGGATTTGTAGACTGTATGCCTAATGCTCTTTTATTACATGTTCAATGAAACTGTCTTTAAtgtatttttggaataaaatctTTCTAAAAAGTGACTCGccagaaaaaaaatagaaaaagcttTCTGTGCTGCCTCCAGCTGCTCGCCATATCTTTACtttgtgaattaaaaataaacaaatttttatttcaagacTGCAATAGCAACCACTAAATCTTTTTTCCCTCTATAAATTATTAACGCCCTTTATAAATAGTTCTAGTTCATTACGAAATCGGTCATACATAAAGTATTATGCCAAATAAGTTTTACACAATCGCTGAAGTGCTGGGCGATTTCTCGGAATTCCAGCGCCTTCGCACATTCagaaacacgcacacacatacatatggatatagGCATGCATATTGCGGTCAGTACAAAAGTAAACACACAAGAATTTATTCACAGAAACCGACGAaacacaaaataattattatcaaaGAAAACTCCAATCCAAATGAAGAATGAATGCGAGGTTATGAACGGCGAGCGCACGGATTGAACGTGAGGAATGCAACGTCCTGAGCCTAATTGGCGGCTTAGACCCGTTTCACGTTGTTGCCTATCGatcacaactacaacaacaataacacggTCGACGATCTTATGAATTAAGGTGTCCTTGTGAGCGATCGGCACGGCACTTGAGAGTCTACACCTTAAAACTTATTGTGTGGACGTGTTGTTGTTGACGGTtgtattcttgttgttgttggcggctGTTGCATGGCTACCCAAAAGGTgcgaaagaaaaaatcaaaatgcagTTATGGCTTTTTCAAGccgaaacaaaagcaacaatggGTGAACAAAACGAGGCAAACGGGAGTACAAAAGGAGACAAAAgccataaaatacaaaacaatggCATTAACTCAAGTGTATAGCGCATTCAAATGCTCAAGTATGCGGCAGTTTGAAGTAAATATACCAACACCaacacgaacaacaacaacaagtagaagaagaaaaatacgtAAGAACAAGAGctagagcaacaacaacagccgaaTCATCAACACACAACGATGTACAACAAAactatagtatgtatgtacgtatgtataggtgtatgtgtgcgtgtgcagtCAGCATGAACTTGTAAACGTTTATAGCTATCGCAAAGGTAGAGTCGGTGCATCGTAGTATCGTACGAGTACAATAAGTGGTAACCGAAAAGGGCCAAAGGTACGTCGAACCGCAGGCAataacaaaacacacacacgtacacatagTAAATAATGAAACCAaaaatgtaacaacaacaacaactcaacaCAACTCCCATAACTGCAATCACAGTCGACGGCTGGCCAACCAACCAGTCAGCTagtcagccagccagccagcagTCGATACCAACGATATTGATCGGCCAAACACAACACAACAGCGCTTCAACACGTCCTCCACAGCGACACGCCAACACGATCAGTCGATCGTCATCGCCATCGCCGTCGTCTATGGTAAAGCGGCTGCGCAGCCTCCACTAGAAGTCCAGAGTCTGTGCTACAGCGTGTCGCTCAGACGTCTGCAAGATGTACTCACACCACCAATGAGTacgcttacacatacatacatagctataCATGAGACAGTGGTGCGGCAGCCCAGCATCTGAGTATGAACCTGCGCGCCTGCGCCGCCGATGGAAAAACCAGCATaacaagaatattttttgcttgttgCATATCTACCTGTTTGCTTTCATGCTCCGCTCAGCACTTACTTGAGCAAGAGCGCAGTGTTTGCACGTTTGGTGGTTGAAGATGAGAGCCAATCTACAATAGGCACTGTGGTACAATTAGATGTTAGATGCTGTCTAGATTAAATTGTAGTTTAACAGGAAGAAACATTAATTTTAGTGGCATTGAAGTTATAATAccgttcaaaaatgaaaaagttttcgttTAAGAACTTTATTTAGATCGgttggtatacatatgtatgtatatggtagctatatgctatagtagaccAATCTGagcaatttgttcggagattccCGCATTGGCTTGAAAAATAATCTAAGCCAATTTTCGTGCAAATACCTCTTAATTTTTTGATCGTTCATGTTGTATGGGGGCTATAACCTATAGCGGTCCGTTACCATTGGTTCAGAGAAATAACCAGCTTCCAAGAGAGAAAAGGatgcaaacaaaatttcatatcaatatctcaaaaactgagggactagttcgcatatacacAGACTGTACATCGACTCCGCTCCACGCTGATCATTAATGCCTATATATATAAGGTTTCTGAAGCTTCCTTctgaatatttcgaacttcatGACAAATTTACCCTGTTCAAGGTATTCAATTTGATTTTTCGTTGTTTCAAAAGCTTTGTGTAATAAGAAGTCTTTCCTTGTTAATGCATACAGGTCTAAATATTGTCAACCAAAGGGCCATTCTTTTCAATTGGACGATTAGATCCATTAGTAGCTCTAGTCGGTTTTTATGCTTAAAATTGATCTAGAAGACTGACTTTGACGGTGGACTACTTGAAATcacttattttataatttttgggtTCACTTTGGCAAATATCTAAAATATCACTCCATCAATTTTTGAAATCGatattcttcattatttttcgaAAGATTGGGGCTGAACATTTGACGATTCAAATATGAGtttttggaaactttttttctcaattaaaCTGGACGTTTCACGCattgaaaaatttctgtaataAGATAATATGTCATccagtaaataaaatttgaaagcacTCTGAAATACACTCTTGAAGGACACACCGATTATGAGCAAATCTCTTTTTCTTTGATACGAAATTTTTTGCGGCCGATTTCAACAACCGAAACCCAGAAGGTCTAGCAGGCGATGTTAACTTTCTCCTCGCGGTGATCTCTGGGCTATGCCATTAGAAATGAAGTGATTGCTTCCACTTACGAGACataaagatatatatgtacttaacacaatttaatgtactttaatAAGCGGCGATTCGTTTTGCAAAGTTTTGGCTTCCCATGATCACGTAGTCGATCTCCGATGTCTAGCGGTGGAGAAGATTTTTCGGTATAAACCTATCTCAAattattaaatcaaaaaaatattttattacaatggtTAAATACAGGTAATATTCGataaaatcgaataaaaatcgataagtataatatatgttatcgatatttttttaactagaaTATAAATAAGTGACTAAAGAAAAGGCAATTTATTAGtaaagaaaacatataaaatctGCAGTTTTTATCGAATAAAGTTAACGAAAAAAGTCACTCTTTGGTCTTGGAATATAATTCTATTTCAATtagaaaaatatcgataaatcaTATAACCAATAATATCGAATataaaatcgataaaaaataaaattagaaatcgatatatcgataattttgtttataatacaGATCAGTGAGTAAAGTAAATGAAACTTTCTTAGTAAAGAAAAAACTGTAACCTACGGTTGTTATCGAATAAAGTGATCGAAAAATGTCTGCTACAATTTTGGCCTGCTTATATAATTCATTttcaattggaaaaatattgaaaaatcatATAAACAATGATATAGATTATAAAATCGATTAATATAGAATATGAAATCGATATATCcatcattttatttaatgttcgAAAAACTAGTCGAAATTTTAATGTTTGATAAAATGTTGGCTTCGTTTTTTGTAAATCTTTTAACATTTCGAGAGGCTTAAAAATCGATATTATCTTACTTTTTCGATAATTAACTGAGAAATATATCAGAGAAGGTGGTGTGAAAATTTCAACTCCATCGATCCAGTCATTTCGGTGAAATTTTCCTCCCTCTCTGAACTGCCTCTGAAAATAACACTTCGAGAAGACACGTTTAAAGATTTGGAAGACAAATCCAGTGAATCAAAAAATTCTTAGAAAGAAAAACAGTTTTATTAAGAAGCTTTTTCTTCTTATCTTTCGAGGCACGTTTCTCTTGAACAACTCCTAAGGCATATAGAGTTTGGTACTTGTTTGTCGAGAgatgactttacttttcaattgccttctCAGTTCACTTGGCAAAAGCGATTCTTTGTTGGATTTCAATGCTGAGCTCATCAATTTTACCTAGCATAACTGTCATTATCTTcgaataaagttaaaaatagaaatcaaatgGCAATATTAAGGGCCTATTAGCACAATCAGATTAAGAGGCCTACTGAATCTGGAAAAGTTTTCGCCTTACATCACCTTTTTAATTTGAGTTTAAAActaagcttatttttttttttatcatcacTAACCTAACAGTAAAAACATACCATTAATTTTAGACTTTCCATCAACACTCAGGACCCAAGAGGAAGCTTTGGTTTTGGATGAAAAGTTTGGTTTAATCATGCAAGATTTAGAGTCCCCTGATTTAAGTTCAACACTGAATTTGTCATGGCGTCTTCAGTAGCCAACTTCAAGCCGCAAAAAACTTTCGAATTTGGAAATTTCTGGCGATTGACGCTCGAGTTAAGGGGGGATTTTTCttgcaaaatgtaaaattatgaaaaattttcataGTTCTTTGAAAATTACTAATTAGAGACTCAAACTTAGTATAAAGGGTggcaagcaatattttttcttggtaatcaaaggtttttttttctaaaaatatgtatCTAAGAACttatatttaacttaaaaaGCCAACTTGCGTGAACAAACATTGTCCTCAAAACCAAACAAGCTcctcaatacaaaaaatttaaaaaaaaaatgtacttgCTTATTCTCCTAAGTTTATGCTACAAATATCGACGAAATGCACACACTGTGCCACTACCGATGCGGCACATGCAGACACTGAGCCAAGTTGTCGCAAACCAGAAGAGGCTCAAACCAATATTCTTGAGAGCGTAACTGAACGAGCGCCAACTGCGAGAGAGCCAGCACGCCGTGTTGTTGATTGGAGTTTTTCATATCATACAATTATGATTAGagcgcgcacacacaaacaaacacacacagacgcAGCAACACATACACAGCGTCACATgtgttttcttataattttacgaGTATTTACGTGCAGAGTTTTCAGCTATCAGTTGGCATGTTTGTTTgactgtttatttatttatttgtccgtctgtccgttGGCTGTTAGCTGTTAGCTGTCTGCTCAATCGGTCTACGGAGCTATGTACACACACCTATACACACATCATCGCTGCCgccagacatatgtatgtacgtagtcATATCAGTGTTTGAACATCGGTATGAACTTCGTCTTTCGCCCGTAGGTCGTCCGTACAACAACGGCGGCGCGGCGCGACGCGGTGCGCTGCTCATCTCAACACGTCTGGCTGGTGTACCCATATACACCTATTCAGTACAAGTTCAATAATCAAAGCGTAAAGTCAGCGGACAAACAACAGCGATCGTACAGCGGCGTAGCAACGACAAGCGCACACGTTGAACACGACAATGAAGTACCAAAACGCCGAAAGATCAAAAAAGTGACTAAACGACTAACGTGACTAACGTCCAGCAGCAACTTGCCCCAAAGGTGGTTAAGAAAGATTCTTTGATTTGCGCATGTGCTTCTGATTTCTAGTTATGtgttgggtgtgtgtgtgtgtgctttttcGGCTTTGgagatttttttgatttttttttcaatattatttggcggttattgtgtttttatgatttaaattaagttcttgttttccaacaaaaacaacgaaaaaaactGGTGTCTGCATAgaaattctttagaattttaaGTGCTACATTTATGTGATTATATTGTGCTTTATGGctgctgtatgtgtgtgtgcgcgtgtgcgtGTTTTGTGTTGTTAAACTAAGCCAAGCAAAGAATGCAAgagaagcaaataaaaaatacaaaaaaaaacaaaaaaatataatggaatTGTGTGTAAAAGAAATCTTGTTTTTTAATCTTCAAAATTACAAccaaataatttgttattatttttgttttttctctctcttccacaccaacaacaacaacattctaCAGTTAATCCGTTGAGGTCATTATTTATTCATTCGTCAATTCTGTGAACTGATTTATGTGCGTGGAATACTTTAAAGCGCCTTGAGCTGCGCAACGTACACAAACACATAGACAACAACACATAGGACGTATAGTAACAGCGAGTGGCTGACGAGCGTACGAGCGCGCGTCGCGTGAGCATAAAGCAGTAGTGTGCGTCTGTGGCTGTAGCTAAAAGCGTGCGCTAAATATTTGTCATAATCATTAACGCCAGTGTATTAAATGTTATCGGCTGTTGAGAATTTTGGCCCGTTGGTCGGACCGGCTGTTGCACTCTCACACCATCCCCATGCCGCCGCGCATCACCTACAAGCGCCACACCATCCGTTTACCGCTGAACGTAGTCCGGGCTATGCGCTGGACATAGTGTCGGCCGCGGATGCTACTGTGCGCGTTTCGGCCGCCCTCTCACCGCCCACCTCCATAGTGCCCGTCactgccaccgccgccgccgccatcATCTCCACCCAGACACCGCTCACACACACGCAACTAACGCAATTGAATGCGTTGCAAACGcttaaattacaacaacaactgcaacaacagtACGAACAACAATTGAGTAGTTTCATAAACGCGCAGTCCGCGCAGTCTTCGGCGTTAGGTGGTATAACGGTGTTGCCGCATCGGCCGCAACCGCAAGTGGCGTCGCTGAACGAGGCGCGCGAgcaacagcggcagcagcaacagcaacaacaacagcagcaacatcatCACTACCAGCTAcaacagcagcaccaacaacaacagcagcagcagcatcatcaacaacaacaacagcatcatcagcaacaacaacaactacgtgAACAACAGTCAATCAGCGTAAACTTGACGCTGCCCGCAAACGCACCAAAGTACATGAGCTCGCCGCGCGATACCTCAACAATGATGCCGCTAACAGAGTTCACACCGCCACCAAAACCCAAACATGAAGCACACACCGCAATGGAAAATGGCCAGTGCGGCGCCATGAATTTGGTCACAAACGCGAGTAACGCCTTCACCAGCAGCACAAATTACCAATTACATAACGCTAAcgcgcacagcaacaacaacagtaacagcaaTCCCGCCTCCATTGATAACAGTCGGCCGTCGTCGTCTTCCTCATCGGTGGATGTGGAGAATGATGAGAGCATGTCACCGATTAATGCCACGCAAGCTGCGCGCAAGTTATTGGACCCTGCCGCTTTACTGGCGCACAAGCAACCCACTTACAGCGAAACCAGCGCATCCTCAGCGGCTGCCGCCGTAGTGGCCGCCTATCAATTTAACTACTCACAATTATATGGTGGCGGACGCCCGCCTGGACTCTACAACGCACCTGTCATATTTACAGCACACAATTCGCATGTCCCGCACGTGGTGCAGCATCCCAGCGCTGTGCATAGCGCGCACGCGCCACCAACCGCCTACCTCGGCACATTGGCGACGCACACAGCAGCGGTTTCGCCGAGCGAAAATAGTGTCTACTCCGCCGAATACTTTAAAGCGCTGCAAAGCGCGGTTGCAGCGGGTGTCTTCCAAACGGTGCCCAGTCACACAACGCCCGTCTTTCAAACGTCACCGCTGGCCGGTAATAATGCATCGCCGTCAGCTATCGGTGTGACGAAGTCACGGTTGCGTAGTCCCGCTGCAAGCACTGCGTCAGCGCTGGCGCCAACCGCCTCACCGCCTAGTAAGGCGGAACAGCGTGCGGCGACGTCGACGAAACTCTCCACTGGCACTTACCTGTATGAAAAGGCGAAAAGATCGCCGCCTGATACGCCGGCGGACACTGAGAAGTTCTTCAAGATACCAAGCGGCAAGGAGGGCTCACTCAAGCATCGCATACTGACGCGGCCGTCCAGCGCCGACAAAACGTTACCGACGGCATCAGCTGTGGAAGCGGGCAAGTCGCCTGTTATGCGGTAAGTTGCGCAGtaacttatttatttcaaagccaatttaaaattaatttttttcttgaattttccACAGTCCACACAATTCGACGTCCAGCTTTAAAAAGGGTTCGTATATCGAACTCTCGAATGGCTCGCTGCGCCGTGTGGAGGATATGCGCACCGAGGATTTTATACAATGCGCCGAGCGCAGTCCACATCACCAGCTGATCGAGTCCACGGTGGTGAAAATTAACAACAATCCTTCGTCGCACACTGTCGTCATTGCATTTAGTTACGATCGCAATCAGTCGAAGGTAAGCTAATGCCAATGGCACTTATGTTAATCGCAAATTATACCAAAAGTCTATTTTATTGAGGGCTATAGCCGCATAAGCGGTGACTACgccaataaataagaagaagaatgcGTGTAGTAGGCTAGGTCTATTTTGCACTTTTATCAGAAGCGATAATatggttttaaaaataactttgcGTATTTTCCTCAAGTGTTGCCATCAACTTGAAGTTCATTGTCTTGATTACGGTTTTTATCTCTGATCGATTTATGGTACGTCTATGCGTGCGAGACGACACAAGACTTCttccgaaatataaaatattaatttaaattagcaTAGAAGGGGACTCTctgaaaaatatcgataaatcaCATTAATAATATCGATAAATTCGAATAACAATCGATAAGTATGGAATATGATAtcgacatttttttaattagaatacaAGTCGGTGCGTAAAGTAAAGTCAAATTCATTAGTAAAGAAGAAACCTAAACTCCACAGTTTTTATCGAACAAAGTCATCGAAGCTACTTTTTGGGCTACTGCAAAGTTGGCCTGCTTATATGATTCATTTTCCAttcaaaaaatatcgaaaaatcatataATCTTTATTGATAAATATAGAATTCAAGAAAATAAAATCGATAAATATGGCATATGAAATCGATTTCGCGATAAATATAGAATATGATACCGATATATCgatcattttatttacaactacAATACAAATCTCTGAGTAAAGTTAACGgaaatttattagtatagaaAAAACTGTAAACTACAGTTGTTATCGAATTAAGTCATCGATAAAAGTCATATTTTTGATCCGCTGCAATGTTGGCCTGCCTACGTAATTCggttttaattcaataaatcacatattattgaTTAATCGAATataaaatcgataaatatataacatgatatcgatatatcgataattttatttacaactacAGTACAGATCAGTGAGTAAAGTAAAAGTAAATGTATTAGTAAAGCAAAAACTGTATATTACAGTTGTTATCGAATAAAGATATCGACAAAAGTCATCGAAAAAGTCACATTTTTGATCTTCTTCAATGTTGGcctgtttatataatattatacgtcttcaacatattttatagaaataactTGCTTGAAGGGGCGAGAATTCATTCATTCAATATAATATATCGATATATTCACTT
This region includes:
- the LOC105222391 gene encoding ataxin-1, whose translation is MLSAVENFGPLVGPAVALSHHPHAAAHHLQAPHHPFTAERSPGYALDIVSAADATVRVSAALSPPTSIVPVTATAAAAIISTQTPLTHTQLTQLNALQTLKLQQQLQQQYEQQLSSFINAQSAQSSALGGITVLPHRPQPQVASLNEAREQQRQQQQQQQQQQHHHYQLQQQHQQQQQQQHHQQQQQHHQQQQQLREQQSISVNLTLPANAPKYMSSPRDTSTMMPLTEFTPPPKPKHEAHTAMENGQCGAMNLVTNASNAFTSSTNYQLHNANAHSNNNSNSNPASIDNSRPSSSSSSVDVENDESMSPINATQAARKLLDPAALLAHKQPTYSETSASSAAAAVVAAYQFNYSQLYGGGRPPGLYNAPVIFTAHNSHVPHVVQHPSAVHSAHAPPTAYLGTLATHTAAVSPSENSVYSAEYFKALQSAVAAGVFQTVPSHTTPVFQTSPLAGNNASPSAIGVTKSRLRSPAASTASALAPTASPPSKAEQRAATSTKLSTGTYLYEKAKRSPPDTPADTEKFFKIPSGKEGSLKHRILTRPSSADKTLPTASAVEAGKSPVMRPHNSTSSFKKGSYIELSNGSLRRVEDMRTEDFIQCAERSPHHQLIESTVVKINNNPSSHTVVIAFSYDRNQSKVDMEVATEHPFFVYGQGWASCNPELTYKAFGLKCQRLQVGDICISLTKREPPNININNNNNIISSNNNNNNKHMYSHDTTATTTTTRTTTNDSHCLERDLQPLALSDNVYAAHLKSAGLCPPPPTAPYPTMRGAHGGTVHFMPPHLLANAPATHPAPYAPNKTYPHFPFPTAPAQAAATTLHSSRAQHGDLTCAAQPPTNSSTRSADECAQSAAAAAAAAASAASASARKRRWSAPESFSNSEDEDDEAARSGEYQPPLRQKSAPTAAVSSNYKPYMPTNMNMSASAAAAAAAGQLNCDFSTNYK